A single Thermotoga sp. DNA region contains:
- a CDS encoding nucleotidyltransferase domain-containing protein, whose protein sequence is MYEEYIKAWRERKKKEEERMRVLSQKALEEAKKITGVLREKYGARRVVLFGSLAKYLRGTGEFTERSDIDLAVEGLPKEGYFRVLSEINRLSEFEVDLIDLEGCPAFLRNLIEREGMEIEEGTDSLTDSGDR, encoded by the coding sequence ATGTACGAAGAGTACATAAAAGCCTGGAGAGAAAGAAAAAAGAAGGAAGAAGAAAGAATGAGAGTGTTATCTCAAAAGGCTCTTGAAGAGGCAAAGAAGATCACCGGAGTATTGAGAGAAAAGTACGGTGCAAGGAGGGTGGTTCTTTTTGGCTCTCTTGCAAAGTACTTGAGAGGAACGGGAGAGTTCACCGAGCGATCCGATATCGATCTTGCGGTGGAAGGCCTTCCGAAGGAGGGATATTTCAGGGTGCTCTCCGAGATCAACAGACTCTCTGAGTTCGAGGTAGATCTGATCGATCTTGAAGGATGTCCTGCGTTTCTCAGGAATCTGATCGAGAGAGAGGGAATGGAGATTGAAGAGGGAACAGATTCTCTCACTGATAGCGGAGATAGATGA